AACGATGATAAGGAGAAGGTCCTGGAATTACTGGAGGCTCTTCTCGTGAACAAGAAGCGATACGGATATATGAGTTGCCCGTGTCGATTGGCCAAGAACGATCGACAGCAAGATAAAGACATCATCTGCCCATGCGTCTATCGCGAGCCGGATGTAGAAGAATATGGGAGTTGTTACTGCAACTTGTACGTATCCAGC
The sequence above is a segment of the Desulfomonile tiedjei DSM 6799 genome. Coding sequences within it:
- a CDS encoding ferredoxin-thioredoxin reductase catalytic domain-containing protein — encoded protein: MTEAEKLYDMLKKYQEQKGYCFNDDKEKVLELLEALLVNKKRYGYMSCPCRLAKNDRQQDKDIICPCVYREPDVEEYGSCYCNLYVSSEWNRKEIPQEYVPERRPLELMF